A region from the Bacteroidota bacterium genome encodes:
- a CDS encoding PD40 domain-containing protein, with translation MSREITSASTRLPGRFDLHSERRSLKLGLEHSQTLIHFRNLNFFPFPESGYINTEFAFNARHFFDSNQEGEPVSVRYNFDQAADWQTDFLSEPIVYHRFYSGGRKTVTMQARKGDLLSEVVTKEIYVREGLRIGESLLNDIGFSPDGDSMVILSSNRIKVLGIQSGDTLLIGGYEEEVTVMKMSADGGVLFTGSSAGTVKTWNPVTGECLQVFHAHDGSVLSLHPVPGREEVLTYGSDQNLILWSIQSGTPVWTVQLPREYVRSLALSPDGNRFALGSEYKTIITGDMKTGAWVSRFEYDNSWIDSLVYQQTTGRLLATTRNGEFARVIDVEHELTVIDGGSSDKMMGIVFSGDGRFALSSSKDHRVTIWDLTEGHVLSDFHSTDDWIFNNPFSQGKPYVACRGWDNSIKIFDYTTGSCYAIFLMPEGYLKASEFHPDDRRVAVGGTDNKIKIWNLATGTVESAFDTGYVWPRTLSFSPDGKHFAYASDEKTVQIWDIDSVSFLHDIEIPEDRIRQVAFFGIEPLILIRGEQSLTIYDCRTNEIIQSFEGNQKIVKSAILSPDGSYLLACGLDYVVKLYGLTNGKVITDYRGLTSMAIEIRVSENNHFVYARTEAGQLAVWDRGSGSLLWMLDDPKRKVTAMAISPDGLVLATGIRQDLQLWSTITGNDLGTIGSHQQNITAVVFHPDKPMVMSGGLDNMTRIWSLQERSMIATIKGGTNLRVSPNGRYLMNGYGGEMRIWNIDEELRGLR, from the coding sequence ATGTCCCGTGAAATAACCTCTGCTTCAACCCGGCTCCCCGGCCGGTTTGACCTGCATTCAGAAAGGCGATCGCTGAAGCTTGGTCTTGAGCATTCTCAGACCCTGATTCATTTCAGAAACCTTAATTTCTTTCCATTCCCCGAGTCTGGCTATATCAATACGGAATTTGCATTCAATGCCCGGCATTTTTTCGACAGTAACCAGGAAGGGGAGCCGGTATCGGTCCGGTATAATTTTGATCAGGCCGCAGACTGGCAAACCGACTTCCTCTCAGAACCCATTGTCTATCATCGCTTTTATTCCGGCGGTCGGAAAACCGTAACCATGCAGGCCAGGAAGGGCGACCTTCTGAGCGAGGTGGTTACCAAGGAAATCTATGTCAGAGAGGGGCTTCGTATCGGGGAAAGTCTTCTGAACGATATTGGGTTCAGTCCGGATGGAGACTCGATGGTGATTCTTTCGAGTAATCGCATTAAAGTACTGGGGATACAGTCTGGCGATACACTTCTGATCGGCGGTTATGAAGAAGAAGTAACCGTAATGAAAATGTCAGCGGATGGCGGAGTTTTGTTTACTGGCTCCTCTGCGGGAACCGTGAAGACCTGGAATCCGGTAACAGGGGAGTGTCTGCAGGTTTTTCATGCCCACGACGGATCGGTTCTTTCCCTTCATCCGGTACCCGGCCGGGAAGAAGTGCTGACTTATGGTTCTGATCAGAATCTGATTTTATGGTCGATTCAGAGTGGGACACCCGTCTGGACCGTGCAACTGCCAAGAGAATATGTGCGATCTCTGGCACTGTCTCCCGATGGGAACCGTTTTGCCCTCGGAAGTGAGTATAAGACCATCATTACCGGCGATATGAAAACAGGCGCCTGGGTTTCCCGGTTTGAATATGACAATTCCTGGATTGATTCATTGGTATATCAGCAGACCACCGGACGGTTGCTGGCCACCACCCGGAACGGTGAGTTCGCACGTGTTATCGATGTTGAGCATGAGCTGACCGTCATTGATGGGGGCTCCAGTGATAAGATGATGGGAATCGTTTTTTCGGGAGACGGACGGTTTGCCCTTTCTTCAAGCAAGGACCATCGGGTCACCATCTGGGATCTGACTGAAGGACATGTCCTTTCTGATTTTCACAGTACGGATGACTGGATTTTCAACAATCCGTTCAGTCAGGGTAAACCCTATGTTGCCTGCAGAGGGTGGGATAATTCCATTAAAATCTTTGATTATACCACCGGATCCTGTTATGCCATTTTCCTGATGCCGGAAGGGTACCTCAAAGCCAGTGAATTTCATCCGGACGACCGACGAGTGGCTGTTGGTGGAACGGATAATAAAATCAAAATCTGGAACCTGGCAACCGGTACTGTTGAATCGGCTTTTGATACCGGCTATGTCTGGCCGAGGACCCTGTCGTTTTCACCGGATGGAAAGCATTTTGCCTACGCCTCGGATGAAAAAACGGTTCAGATCTGGGATATCGATTCGGTCAGTTTTCTGCATGACATCGAAATTCCTGAAGACCGGATCAGACAAGTGGCCTTTTTTGGTATAGAGCCACTGATTCTGATCAGGGGTGAACAATCACTGACCATTTACGATTGCCGGACCAATGAGATTATCCAATCCTTTGAAGGCAATCAAAAGATCGTCAAGTCGGCGATTCTGAGTCCGGATGGTTCCTATTTATTGGCCTGTGGCCTGGATTACGTGGTTAAACTTTACGGACTGACCAACGGAAAGGTGATCACAGACTACCGCGGACTGACGTCGATGGCCATCGAAATCAGGGTTTCTGAAAACAACCATTTCGTTTATGCCCGTACGGAAGCTGGTCAGTTGGCGGTCTGGGATCGCGGATCCGGTTCACTGCTCTGGATGCTCGATGATCCGAAGCGAAAAGTCACCGCCATGGCCATTTCACCAGATGGTTTGGTTTTGGCCACGGGAATCCGTCAGGATTTGCAACTATGGTCCACGATCACCGGAAATGATCTAGGGACCATAGGTTCGCATCAGCAGAATATCACTGCGGTTGTTTTTCATCCCGACAAACCCATGGTGATGAGCGGGGGATTGGATAACATGACCCGGATCTGGTCTCTGCAGGAGCGGTCGATGATTGCAACCATCAAAGGAGGAACCAATCTGAGGGTTTCCCCGAACGGACGGTACCTGATGAATGGGTACGGTGGAGAAATGAGAATCTGGAATATTGACGAAGAATTGCGGGGATTGCGATGA
- a CDS encoding Lrp/AsnC family transcriptional regulator, whose amino-acid sequence MLDETDLKILTALQTDAKATYADIGKLVNLSGPTVFERVKRMEKLDIIKGYGAILNPTMVSGNFAAFIRVSTIATVDSGAYSEFLKEIPEIIDCYDVAGDDNFLIRIETHSPDGLSEILRRIRLIPGTLRASTVLVLSKVFERGYDISRLAKKLKAS is encoded by the coding sequence ATGCTGGACGAAACAGACCTCAAAATCCTCACTGCACTTCAGACGGATGCGAAAGCAACCTATGCTGATATTGGTAAATTGGTGAATCTGTCGGGTCCGACTGTATTCGAGCGTGTGAAACGCATGGAAAAACTGGATATCATCAAAGGATATGGAGCCATCCTGAATCCGACGATGGTAAGCGGAAATTTCGCCGCCTTCATCCGTGTGTCAACCATTGCAACGGTTGATTCGGGTGCCTATAGTGAATTTTTAAAAGAAATTCCCGAAATTATAGATTGCTATGATGTAGCCGGCGATGACAATTTTCTGATCCGGATTGAAACCCATTCACCGGATGGATTATCAGAAATACTCCGCCGCATCCGTCTGATACCCGGAACCCTGCGGGCATCGACGGTTCTTGTTCTTTCCAAGGTATTTGAGCGGGGATATGATATTTCCCGGCTCGCAAAAAAACTTAAAGCATCATGA
- a CDS encoding diguanylate cyclase yields the protein MNLATVRIHIIESDEDFADNVKQSLLKQDQYDVTISTTGKEGVERAFNELPDVIIVATSLPDTDGYNVLDLLKSAQTTHEIPILLVSNSAPSTEKIVHGLEMGAVDFVIRPIHTAEFCARVKVAIRNYRIQKSLREKAVTDTLTGLYNRSILEYRMQTELKRSQRHGIPISGVMVDIDHFKKINDTFGHLFGDQVLKTLGEILLRRARTDDIIVRYGGEEFLLLLFGADSQGAYAFAERVRIDFQSKIFYVNGQTVHFTLSAGVAQYSASMTPTQFIDTADKALYLAKNSGRNRVISAKQEDIEESLPQ from the coding sequence ATGAATTTAGCGACGGTACGAATCCACATCATAGAAAGCGATGAAGATTTTGCTGATAATGTAAAGCAGTCATTGCTTAAGCAGGATCAATATGATGTCACCATTTCCACAACCGGAAAAGAGGGAGTGGAAAGGGCCTTTAACGAGCTTCCTGATGTGATCATCGTTGCCACGTCGCTTCCCGATACCGATGGGTATAATGTACTGGATTTGCTGAAAAGTGCCCAAACCACCCACGAAATTCCCATTCTGCTGGTCAGTAATTCTGCACCGAGCACCGAAAAAATTGTTCATGGTCTCGAGATGGGTGCAGTTGATTTTGTGATTCGTCCGATTCATACAGCCGAATTCTGTGCGAGAGTGAAAGTTGCCATCCGGAACTACCGGATTCAGAAAAGCCTGAGAGAAAAGGCAGTGACCGATACCCTTACCGGTCTGTACAACCGTTCCATTCTCGAGTACCGCATGCAAACCGAACTGAAACGGTCTCAGCGGCATGGAATCCCCATTTCGGGTGTCATGGTTGATATTGATCATTTTAAAAAGATTAACGACACCTTTGGCCATTTGTTTGGTGACCAGGTGCTTAAAACCCTCGGAGAAATCCTGCTTCGCCGTGCACGTACCGATGATATCATTGTGCGGTATGGTGGTGAAGAGTTTTTACTGCTTCTTTTTGGTGCTGATTCTCAGGGTGCCTACGCTTTTGCCGAGCGGGTCCGCATCGATTTTCAATCGAAGATTTTTTATGTCAACGGTCAAACCGTGCATTTTACCCTTTCGGCCGGGGTGGCCCAATACTCGGCTTCCATGACCCCGACCCAATTTATCGATACAGCCGATAAGGCCCTTTATCTTGCCAAAAATTCGGGCCGGAACCGGGTCATATCAGCCAAGCAGGAGGATATTGAGGAGTCCCTTCCTCAGTAA
- a CDS encoding response regulator: protein MSLSAGKKKVLVVEDLEDNRDFIQQVLSGEYDLIFASDGRMGVAMAKAKRPDLIIMDLNLPILDGWEATRILRSDPGLFNTPIIALTAYTLDSDYMRAMEAGCTDFLNKPIMPADLRSKVKEHLAVQ, encoded by the coding sequence ATGTCACTGTCTGCAGGAAAGAAAAAAGTACTGGTGGTTGAGGATCTGGAAGATAACAGAGATTTTATCCAGCAGGTTCTTTCCGGTGAATACGATCTGATATTTGCCTCTGACGGCCGGATGGGTGTTGCCATGGCCAAGGCCAAACGCCCTGACCTGATCATTATGGATCTGAACCTCCCGATTCTGGATGGATGGGAGGCTACCCGGATTCTGCGGAGTGATCCCGGTTTATTTAACACCCCGATTATTGCTCTGACAGCCTACACGCTCGACAGTGATTACATGCGGGCCATGGAGGCTGGCTGTACCGATTTTCTTAACAAACCGATCATGCCTGCCGATTTACGCAGTAAGGTTAAAGAACACCTGGCGGTCCAATGA
- a CDS encoding energy transducer TonB — translation MTSITKIAWFAIPVSVTLHLIVFLVLFFSQSWKGAKQEGITEPVEIMTGKTRETDILVDTGWKRADEPGINKGLRNQAGYSETPSEVTDGEAWKKGRPVEGRTANPETKSGQDLSPGNTDKQENKPSEHTGTAQPGGEAGMYEDRKGFSRQGSFQLSSYEWDYAPYMSAWIRTIQREWIEPLSYIAGQGRGGRVMVKVEVTTAGKLKTLDVLYSNVNKEMTESAVRAVMRSFDRPGLPQPFPDSVLAVTFSMVYPVL, via the coding sequence ATGACATCCATAACAAAAATAGCCTGGTTTGCAATTCCCGTTTCAGTCACTTTGCATCTCATTGTGTTTCTGGTGCTTTTTTTTAGTCAGTCATGGAAGGGAGCAAAGCAGGAGGGAATTACAGAGCCGGTGGAAATCATGACGGGTAAAACCCGTGAAACCGATATTCTGGTGGATACCGGTTGGAAAAGAGCAGACGAACCCGGAATAAACAAGGGTTTGCGAAATCAGGCCGGTTACTCGGAAACTCCGAGTGAGGTAACTGACGGGGAGGCATGGAAAAAAGGTCGGCCAGTGGAAGGAAGGACGGCGAACCCGGAAACGAAGTCCGGTCAGGACCTTTCACCCGGAAACACCGATAAGCAGGAAAACAAACCTTCTGAACACACTGGCACTGCACAGCCGGGGGGTGAAGCAGGCATGTATGAAGACCGGAAGGGATTTTCACGGCAGGGATCCTTTCAGCTCAGTTCCTATGAGTGGGACTATGCTCCGTATATGTCCGCATGGATCAGAACAATCCAAAGGGAATGGATTGAGCCCCTCAGTTACATTGCAGGTCAGGGAAGGGGAGGTCGGGTGATGGTTAAAGTAGAAGTAACCACGGCAGGCAAACTAAAAACGCTTGATGTGCTATACTCCAATGTTAATAAGGAGATGACCGAATCGGCCGTTCGGGCCGTTATGAGGTCATTTGACCGGCCAGGGTTGCCTCAGCCATTTCCGGATTCTGTGCTTGCGGTAACCTTTTCGATGGTTTATCCGGTTCTGTAA
- a CDS encoding helix-turn-helix domain-containing protein, translating to MKPDQIFSSKEVADMLGVNESSVKRWTDSGKIKCIRTPGGHRKFRLEDVNDFLRVNNLGSVPFSDQLFQRRDDDNLPVAIRYRDYGILIPHFYRLALLADSNEIFNFLTILGMHDYPLADLFDYLLSPVLVRIGTDWEMGKVSVDEEHAATAAIFDSLIRLQFSSTRLPRNPHHALIAVLENDFHEIPAKCMGILLDREGWNIHYLGANSPIFSIENAIRRQPPSVLILGSTIAPDQNSPIPEAVEKIGRSLKNTGGHLIVGGSGLNSFRDTIPSVDWWAGSFRETLQFIRTRFSAN from the coding sequence ATGAAACCAGATCAGATATTTTCTTCTAAAGAAGTCGCCGACATGCTCGGCGTTAACGAGTCCTCTGTGAAACGGTGGACCGATTCAGGTAAAATAAAATGCATCCGTACTCCCGGAGGACACCGGAAATTCAGACTGGAAGATGTGAATGATTTTCTGAGAGTCAACAACCTGGGATCCGTTCCATTTTCAGATCAGCTGTTTCAGCGTCGTGATGATGACAACCTGCCGGTGGCCATCCGGTACCGAGATTACGGGATTCTTATTCCCCACTTCTACCGGCTGGCCTTGCTGGCAGACAGCAACGAGATTTTTAACTTTCTCACCATTTTGGGAATGCACGACTACCCCCTTGCTGATCTGTTCGATTACCTGCTGTCACCGGTCCTTGTCAGAATCGGCACCGATTGGGAAATGGGAAAAGTTTCCGTCGATGAAGAACATGCAGCAACCGCAGCCATTTTCGATAGCCTCATCCGGTTGCAATTTTCATCAACCCGTCTTCCGAGAAACCCTCATCATGCTCTGATTGCAGTTCTTGAAAACGATTTCCATGAAATACCAGCCAAATGCATGGGAATTCTCCTCGACCGGGAAGGTTGGAACATCCACTATCTGGGAGCCAATTCTCCGATTTTCAGTATCGAAAATGCCATCAGGCGCCAACCACCTTCGGTACTCATCCTCGGATCGACCATTGCACCCGATCAAAACTCTCCGATTCCGGAGGCCGTCGAAAAAATAGGCCGTTCACTCAAAAATACCGGCGGGCACTTAATCGTCGGTGGGTCGGGTCTTAATTCCTTCCGCGATACCATCCCGTCGGTTGATTGGTGGGCAGGATCTTTCCGCGAAACCCTTCAGTTTATCCGTACCCGCTTTTCAGCAAACTGA
- a CDS encoding proline--tRNA ligase, with the protein MAKITSRSQDYSQWYIDIVLHAKLADYAPVRGCMVIRPNGYAIWEKMQKALDDMFKATGHVNAYFPLFIPESFMNKEAEHVEGFSPECAVVTHGGGKELEEKLYVRPTSETIIWSMYKKWIQSYRDLPLLYNQWANVVRWEMRTRLFLRTTEFLWQEGHTAHETAEEAEAETMKMVRVYQRFAEDFMAVPVIVGKKTDSEKFAGAVHTYCIEALMQDNKALQAGTSHHLGQNFAKAFDVTFQDKSGQQQYVYATSWGVSTRLIGALIMSHSDDQGLVLPPRLAPTQVVIIPIFKSDEEKQAVLETARQIEKTLVRAGHSVFVDDRDQYKPGWKFNEYEMLGVPVRIEIGPRDLAQGLCTIARRDTGEKQALALDRVATEVPTLLETIQTSMLERARVRLQSKIFTVNDYAGLLDIVTNEKGFARAHWCGSADCETKVKDETKATIRCIPFDEPAEKGACAVCGGSSERRVLFSKAY; encoded by the coding sequence ATGGCCAAAATAACCAGTCGTTCACAGGACTACTCCCAATGGTACATTGATATCGTTCTTCATGCAAAACTGGCAGACTATGCTCCCGTCAGGGGATGCATGGTTATTCGTCCCAATGGGTATGCCATCTGGGAAAAAATGCAGAAAGCATTGGATGACATGTTTAAAGCAACCGGACATGTGAATGCCTATTTCCCCCTGTTCATACCTGAAAGCTTCATGAATAAAGAAGCTGAGCACGTTGAGGGATTTTCACCAGAATGTGCGGTTGTTACCCACGGGGGAGGAAAGGAGCTCGAAGAAAAGCTGTACGTCAGGCCGACCAGTGAAACCATTATCTGGAGCATGTACAAAAAGTGGATCCAATCCTACCGGGATCTTCCTCTGCTGTATAATCAGTGGGCGAACGTGGTCCGGTGGGAAATGCGTACCCGGCTGTTTTTGAGAACCACGGAATTCTTATGGCAGGAAGGTCATACCGCCCATGAAACTGCAGAGGAAGCCGAAGCAGAAACCATGAAAATGGTTCGCGTGTATCAGCGGTTTGCAGAGGACTTTATGGCGGTGCCGGTGATTGTCGGTAAGAAGACTGATTCTGAGAAGTTTGCCGGTGCAGTACATACCTATTGTATTGAAGCCCTGATGCAGGATAACAAGGCCTTGCAGGCGGGTACTTCACATCATCTTGGTCAGAATTTTGCCAAAGCGTTCGACGTGACCTTTCAGGACAAATCTGGCCAGCAGCAGTATGTTTATGCGACCAGTTGGGGGGTCTCGACCCGGTTGATCGGGGCATTGATTATGTCTCACAGCGATGATCAGGGATTGGTATTACCACCCCGTCTTGCACCAACCCAGGTTGTTATCATTCCCATTTTCAAGTCGGATGAGGAAAAGCAAGCGGTACTGGAAACAGCCCGTCAAATAGAGAAAACACTGGTTCGTGCAGGACACAGTGTGTTTGTGGACGATCGTGACCAGTATAAACCAGGCTGGAAATTCAACGAGTATGAGATGCTGGGTGTACCGGTACGGATCGAAATTGGTCCCAGGGATCTGGCTCAGGGATTATGCACAATAGCCAGACGGGACACCGGTGAAAAACAGGCATTGGCTCTGGACCGCGTGGCAACTGAAGTTCCCACCCTGCTGGAAACCATTCAGACTTCTATGCTTGAGCGCGCGAGGGTTCGCCTTCAGTCAAAAATATTCACAGTAAATGATTATGCTGGATTGTTGGATATTGTCACCAATGAAAAGGGATTTGCACGGGCACACTGGTGCGGAAGTGCGGATTGCGAAACAAAGGTGAAAGATGAAACCAAGGCTACCATTCGTTGTATTCCGTTTGATGAACCTGCCGAAAAGGGTGCATGTGCGGTTTGCGGCGGTTCTTCGGAGCGCCGGGTTCTGTTTTCGAAAGCATACTGA
- a CDS encoding Crp/Fnr family transcriptional regulator: protein MHVDPNTIPIFQGISQEEMDQIIKYAFIKTFDTGYVLFRENLIVGQIMYVVLSGSVEITKKDNTGKESTIAVLGPGACIGEMSLFEQEKRSASALIKDRAELLVMPKYNFDRMLQSRPNETIKILLNFIKVMSQRLRDTTQKLVAHQAEGGIPDAPAGAASPASTGQMSVQDVKARAAQAPAGEQRIQLEANIAGGTFPTKDGRSSEVFILTLEELQNENLMKILEQKRVTGMSQENGTRLLMIRDLLNYYLQIPVEELQLKVREMELRFRSRGKK from the coding sequence ATGCACGTCGATCCGAATACGATTCCCATTTTCCAGGGTATATCTCAGGAGGAAATGGATCAGATTATCAAATATGCCTTTATCAAGACATTTGATACCGGATACGTGTTATTCAGGGAAAATCTGATTGTTGGCCAGATCATGTATGTGGTTCTTTCCGGTTCAGTTGAAATTACCAAGAAAGACAACACAGGGAAGGAAAGTACCATTGCGGTGCTGGGTCCCGGAGCTTGTATTGGTGAAATGTCCCTGTTCGAGCAGGAAAAGCGTTCTGCATCCGCTCTTATTAAAGACCGTGCAGAGCTTTTGGTCATGCCGAAGTACAATTTTGACCGGATGCTGCAGAGCCGGCCTAATGAAACAATCAAGATTCTGCTGAATTTTATCAAGGTCATGAGCCAGCGGCTGCGTGATACCACCCAGAAACTGGTGGCTCATCAGGCTGAAGGTGGTATTCCTGATGCTCCTGCAGGTGCCGCCAGTCCTGCCTCCACCGGACAGATGTCAGTTCAGGATGTGAAGGCCCGTGCTGCACAGGCCCCTGCCGGTGAACAACGGATTCAATTGGAAGCAAACATCGCCGGAGGCACTTTCCCAACCAAGGATGGAAGGTCCTCTGAGGTCTTTATCCTGACCCTCGAAGAACTTCAGAATGAAAACCTCATGAAAATTCTGGAGCAAAAACGGGTAACCGGTATGAGCCAGGAAAACGGTACCCGGCTGCTGATGATCAGAGATCTTCTGAATTATTACCTCCAGATACCCGTGGAAGAACTTCAGCTGAAAGTCAGAGAAATGGAACTTCGTTTCAGATCACGTGGGAAGAAGTAA
- a CDS encoding TIGR02757 family protein — protein MLSHYLTQLYDRFNDESFIKTDPISIVHAYRNPVDIEWVGLLVSAYSFGRVSLILRFFSDLMPCFGDSLVGGLTEMNEKDIRQIGESRPYRFYSGADLATLLMFIRMMVLEGKSPADFLEENHDGLNDRALYEEWGRFLEKSDRWTPGTRYMFPDPAGSSGRKRFMMYYRWMVRQDRIDFGLWTHLSPSSLIFPLDTHTSRLCYYLGLSEARRTDMRTATLITQRLKEIDPKDPVKFDFGLSRLGILNHCPSARQPEICEDCSLYPVCAR, from the coding sequence TTGCTTTCCCACTATCTCACTCAGCTTTATGATCGGTTCAATGATGAATCGTTCATTAAAACAGATCCCATTTCAATTGTTCATGCTTACAGGAATCCAGTCGATATTGAATGGGTCGGATTGCTGGTATCAGCCTATTCTTTTGGCCGAGTTTCACTGATTCTGCGATTCTTTTCTGATCTCATGCCTTGTTTTGGCGACTCATTGGTTGGCGGGCTGACAGAAATGAATGAAAAAGATATTCGACAGATAGGTGAGTCCAGACCGTATCGTTTTTATTCCGGGGCCGATCTGGCCACTTTGTTAATGTTTATCCGGATGATGGTGCTGGAAGGGAAGTCGCCTGCAGATTTTCTGGAAGAGAATCATGATGGATTGAATGACAGGGCTTTGTATGAGGAATGGGGTCGGTTTCTGGAGAAATCCGACCGATGGACACCGGGCACCCGTTACATGTTTCCCGATCCGGCGGGTTCCTCGGGCCGGAAGCGGTTCATGATGTACTACCGGTGGATGGTAAGGCAGGACCGGATTGATTTTGGGCTCTGGACTCATCTTTCTCCATCCAGCCTGATTTTTCCATTGGATACACATACCTCCCGGTTGTGTTACTATCTTGGTTTATCAGAGGCCAGACGGACCGACATGAGAACAGCCACCCTGATAACACAACGACTAAAGGAAATTGACCCGAAAGACCCGGTAAAGTTTGATTTCGGACTCAGCCGGCTTGGAATACTGAACCACTGTCCATCGGCACGGCAACCGGAAATCTGTGAGGACTGTTCTCTTTATCCGGTTTGCGCCAGGTAA
- a CDS encoding TonB family protein: protein MKKMVLWFAGFLMVAVVAVSPVSGQTQYGRISGKVIDQATNNGLPFVTVYLYLGEQQKLSARSNSGGNFSFVNVQPDVYTIRTSKSGYSEYAKQLRVNPNFTTKLYIPLTAGEGTAAKPIALADNVVPAAPPQEKPAAIPVSNTPTVTTPAVKETPAVTVAQAPAVKQEPVQPVSKPVETPAQPVVQPPVVTPVAAAPVQAQTQTAAIQQEELEAINDDTKIYEVTEVSPEIEGGPPAIYKILKYPEIAMMLKVEGTVVCRVYIDKDGTPINTEVLKSVHPALDKAAQDALFNVRYTPGMQGGVPVQTMFTMPIKFKLGK, encoded by the coding sequence ATGAAGAAGATGGTTTTGTGGTTTGCTGGTTTTCTGATGGTTGCAGTGGTAGCGGTTTCCCCCGTTTCCGGGCAAACACAGTATGGACGTATCAGCGGAAAAGTCATTGACCAGGCTACGAACAACGGCCTCCCGTTTGTGACGGTGTATCTCTACCTTGGTGAGCAGCAAAAACTTTCTGCAAGAAGTAATTCGGGCGGAAATTTTTCATTTGTTAACGTTCAGCCTGATGTCTATACAATACGGACATCTAAATCGGGTTATTCGGAATATGCCAAGCAATTGCGGGTAAATCCCAATTTTACCACCAAGCTTTACATTCCGCTGACCGCTGGTGAAGGGACTGCGGCCAAACCAATTGCCCTTGCCGACAATGTGGTTCCTGCTGCTCCTCCTCAGGAAAAACCGGCTGCCATACCGGTTTCAAATACTCCCACTGTTACCACACCCGCAGTTAAGGAAACACCTGCTGTGACGGTTGCCCAGGCTCCTGCCGTTAAGCAGGAACCTGTACAGCCTGTCAGCAAACCGGTTGAAACACCGGCACAACCCGTTGTTCAACCACCGGTTGTGACACCAGTAGCGGCCGCACCTGTTCAGGCACAGACACAAACTGCTGCTATTCAGCAGGAAGAACTCGAAGCAATCAATGACGATACGAAAATTTATGAGGTTACAGAAGTGAGTCCTGAGATAGAAGGCGGGCCACCTGCAATCTATAAAATTCTGAAATATCCCGAAATCGCCATGATGCTGAAAGTGGAAGGAACAGTCGTGTGCCGGGTTTACATCGATAAAGATGGTACCCCGATTAATACAGAAGTTCTTAAGTCGGTTCACCCTGCTCTGGATAAGGCTGCACAGGATGCATTGTTTAATGTTCGTTACACACCCGGTATGCAGGGTGGAGTTCCTGTGCAAACCATGTTCACCATGCCCATTAAGTTCAAATTGGGTAAATAA
- a CDS encoding biopolymer transporter ExbD — protein MKFQKKSANVKQEIPTASMPDIIFMLLFFFMVTTTLRDTTLLVQFVLPNAKAIEKIDKKRFVSYIFVGNNDQIQVDDAIVDDLDVLVPVFSEKRRAIPQLIVSLRVDKEQKMGIVTDIQQRLRDADALRINYSAKPED, from the coding sequence ATGAAATTTCAGAAGAAATCTGCCAATGTTAAGCAGGAAATTCCAACTGCCTCTATGCCCGACATCATTTTCATGCTTTTGTTCTTTTTCATGGTGACAACCACCTTGAGGGATACCACCCTTCTGGTTCAGTTTGTTCTGCCGAATGCAAAGGCCATTGAAAAGATTGATAAAAAACGGTTTGTTTCTTACATCTTCGTCGGAAACAATGACCAGATTCAGGTTGATGATGCCATTGTGGACGACCTGGACGTGCTGGTACCGGTTTTCTCTGAAAAACGGCGTGCAATCCCCCAGTTAATCGTATCGTTGCGTGTGGATAAAGAGCAGAAGATGGGTATCGTAACTGACATCCAGCAACGTTTACGGGATGCTGATGCACTTCGTATCAATTATTCAGCCAAGCCAGAAGATTAA
- a CDS encoding biopolymer transporter ExbD → MPHIKRKKKPDPEIPSASMADIAFLLLIFFMVTTTIDVDTGIGLVLPPPPTDEPPPPVKARNIMNILVNSAGQVLVNNEESSIAQIREIAKKHITNRGADPNFSEGPDKALISVKVDRETSYNIFMDVYDELNIAYSEIRDAEARSKFGTTFEKLGDDQKKQITAIYGKKISFAEPERVK, encoded by the coding sequence ATGCCACACATCAAACGCAAAAAAAAGCCAGATCCGGAAATTCCATCCGCATCCATGGCTGATATCGCCTTCCTACTGCTGATCTTCTTCATGGTGACCACCACCATTGACGTTGATACCGGTATCGGATTGGTGCTTCCGCCTCCTCCAACGGATGAACCACCCCCTCCTGTTAAAGCCCGGAATATCATGAATATTCTGGTGAACAGTGCAGGACAGGTGCTGGTTAATAATGAGGAATCCTCTATCGCCCAGATTCGTGAGATTGCCAAAAAGCATATCACCAACCGGGGAGCGGATCCAAACTTTTCTGAAGGACCCGATAAAGCTCTCATTTCTGTAAAAGTGGATCGTGAAACCAGTTATAACATCTTCATGGATGTATATGACGAGCTGAACATCGCTTACTCTGAAATCAGAGATGCAGAGGCACGGTCCAAATTCGGGACCACATTTGAAAAGCTTGGTGATGATCAGAAAAAACAGATTACTGCCATATATGGCAAAAAGATTTCCTTTGCTGAACCAGAGCGGGTTAAATAA